Proteins encoded within one genomic window of Anopheles gambiae chromosome 3, idAnoGambNW_F1_1, whole genome shotgun sequence:
- the LOC1277437 gene encoding dolichyl-diphosphooligosaccharide--protein glycosyltransferase subunit DAD1, producing MKNLTEVLYKFYDEYAHKTPKKLKIVDAYLLYILLTGITQFVYCCLVGTFPFNSFLAGFISTVSCFVLGVCLRLQSNPQNKEQFLGISPERGFADFVFAHIILHLVVVNFIG from the exons ATGAAGAACCTCACGGAAGTGCTGTACAAGTTCTACGACGAGTACGCGCACAAAACGCCCAAGAAGCTGAAGATCGTCGACGCCTACTTGCTGTACATTCTGCTGACCGGCATCACGCAGTTTGTTTACTGCTGCCTCGTTGGAACATTCCCGTTCAACTCGTTCCTGGCCGGGTTCATCAGCACGGTGAGCTGCTTCGTGCTGGGTG TGTGCCTCCGCCTGCAGTCGAACCCCCAGAACAAGGAACAGTTTTTGGGAATCTCGCCCGAGCGTGGCTTTGCCGACTTTGTGTTTGCGCACATAATTTTGCACCTGGTCGTGGTCAACTTCATCGGTTAA
- the LOC3291731 gene encoding uncharacterized protein LOC3291731, giving the protein MLRLIRICGTAASIAPKWPQPAFSLLRYSTFSPREFHYETSDGENGTLMHRFSRHVSHTKRDFTDTTKCSLKVSNFYPLPDVGTYGQQIRDLATVDLAKLIAFTTDFRSKTDVRSYTEVVNALDEECVRRVPRATTGELLEMLHCFMYLLPNKIAQLKSYQAALPKLIELFDGAENERDFLSIVFFLGMWKRNKTGAMLMKEFLQQHLTRYLTPDMSRMDFVILANATYKTSLRMVDESDAFGSRLVKEIVEFGDGDDSALLVTLIKCARMNRLASGEIVEKVHSFTESNIDSKELDFRGLSHLFAYIADNRIKDDTLAGLFVEGCWSRFDAEVRKHGFETQSQSCRPKDIATFLWSCATLGVPIETYPEVKMNLLEKAIRLKVEAGEYRYSSDLLVDTILSLWICDRKSIALFRLLFKDKALVQNLRKERAKLESRKDLLLTCAEIDLPDAWDIIKSVRKPSADAFALDRAAPEFLVRPGLKKVAECLHRLKETKQIPIVAIHFNAPVKHLNIAGILVKLAGGEVKNVDVLDERHCLSDRESPVGLMKLKARILEDKGIAGGMVNICRHETAEALEEELRRILLEPKEQR; this is encoded by the exons ATGTTGCGTTTAATACGAATATGCGGTACAGCAGCATCAATAGCACCGAAATGGCCCCAACCAGCCTTTTCCCTCCTTCGGTACAGTACATTTTCCCCGCGGGAGTTCCACTACGAAACATCGGACGGTGAAAATGGCACACTGATGCATCGCTTCTCCCGGCACGTGTCCCACACGAAGCGTGATTTTACCGACACAACCAAGTGCAGCTTAAAGGTGTCCAATTTCTACCCGCTGCCGGATGTGGGCACCTACGGGCAGCAGATACGCGATCTGGCAACCGTCGATCTGGCCAAGCTGATCGCCTTTACGACTGATTTCCGCAGCAAAACGGATGTACGATCGTACACGGAAGTCGTGAACGCGCTGGACGAGGAGTGTGTGCGCCGGGTCCCGAGGGCAACGACGGGCGAGCTGTTGGAAATGTTGCACTGCTTCATGTACCTGCTGCCGAACAAAATCGCCCAGCTAAAGTCGTACCAGGCGGCCCTGCCGAAGCTGATCGAGCTGTTCGACGGTGCGGAAAATGAGCGAGACTTTCTGTCGATCGTTTTCTTCCTCGGCATGTGGAAGCGCAACAAAACGGGGGCGATGCTGATGAAGGAATTTCTGCAGCAACATCTGACCCGCTACCTCACACCGGACATGAGCCGGATGGATTTCGTCATACTGGCGAATGCAACGTACAAAACGAGTCTTCGAATGGTGGACGAATCGGATGCGTTTGGGAGCCGGCTAGTGAAGGAGATTGTTGAATTCGGGGATGGAGACGATTCGGCACTGCTGGTGACGCTGATAAAATGTGCCCGTATGAATCGGCTCGCTTCCGGGGAGATAGTGGAGAAGGTGCACTCGTTCACGGAGTCCAACATCGACAGTAAGGAGCTGGATTTCCGCGGCCTTTCGCATTTGTTCGCCTACATAGCGGACAATCGGATAAAGGACGACACGCTGGCGGGCCTGTTCGTGGAAGGATGCTGGAGCCGATTCGATGCGGAGGTGAGGAAACACGGATTCGAAACACAGTCACAATCCTGCCGGCCCAAGGATATCGCAACGTTTCTGTGGAGCTGTGCCACACTCGGTGTGCCGATCGAAACATACCCCGAAGTGAAAATGAACCTACTCGAAAAGGCAATACGGCTCAAGGTGGAAGCCGGCGAGTATCGGTACAGCTCCGATTTGCTGGTCGATACGATTCTTTCGCTGTGGATTTGTGACCGTAAATCGATCGCCCTCTTTCGGTTGCTGTTCAAAGATAAAGCGCTGGTGCAGAACCTTCGGAAGGAGCGTGCCAAGCTGGAATCGCGCAAGGATTTGCTGCTTACCTGTGCGGAAATCGATTTGCCCGATGCGTGGGACATAATTAAATCGGTACGCAAACCTTCGGCTGATGCATTTGCGCTGGATCGTGCGGCGCCCGAGTTTCTGGTACGGCCTGGGCTGAAGAAAGTGGCCGAATGTTTGCACCGGTTaaaggaaacgaaacaaattccGATCGTGGCGATACATTTCAATGCACCAGTGAAGCATTTAAACATAGCGGGGATTCTGGTAAAGTTGGCTGGTGGTGAGGTGAAGAATGTGGACGTTCTTGATGAGCGGCACTGTCTGAGCGATCGGGAATCGCCCGTGGGGCTCATGAAGCTGAAAGCACGAATACTGGAAGATAAGGGCATCGCCGGAGGAATG GTTAATATCTGCAGGCACGAGACGGCAGAAGCTTTGGAGGAGGAGCTTAGAAGGATATTGCTAGAGCCAAAGGAACAAAGATGA
- the LOC1277479 gene encoding palmitoyltransferase ZDHHC3-A, producing MAFVKDPCGIVCVLITYMTVLHADYVVTHWIILQTMPNSLWAPFHVVAFNTIVFLLAMAHLKAVLLDPGTVPLPQIRIDFSDLHSEKNYGHEREEWTMCTRCETYRPPRAHHCRICKRCIRRMDHHCPWINNCVGERNQKYFLQFLMYVCALAVYSIVLIVISWMYPCEDCHADVSQAQTRMMHSVLLLLESVLFGLFVVAIMVDQMHAILYDETAVEAVQQKGPYRIHRPKMALLAEVCGRGHPMLWMLPCTSLNRKHHDVPLLSHDV from the exons ATGGCTTTCGTGAAGGATCCCTGCGGTATTGTGTGCGTGCTGATCACCTACATGACCGTCCTGCACGCGGACTATGTGGTAACGCACTGGATAATTCTGCAAACGATGCCCAACAG CCTTTGGGCACCGTTCCATGTGGTGGCGTTCAACACGATCGTGTTCCTGCTGGCGATGGCCCACCTGAAAGCGGTCCTGCTCGATCCGGGCACCGTGCCGCTGCCCCAAATCCGGATCGACTTTTCGGACCTCCACTCGGAGAAGAACTACGGCCACGAGCGGGAAGAGTGGACGATGTGCACGCGGTGCGAGACGTACCGGCCGCCCCGTGCGCACCACTGCCGCATCTGCAAGCGGTGCATCCGCCGGATGGACCACCACTGTCCGTGGATTAACAACTGTGTCGGCGAGCGGAACCAGAAGTACTTTCTGCAGTTCCTGATGTACGTGTGTGCGCTGGCCGTGTACTCGATCGTGCTGATCGTGATTTCGTGGATGTACCCGTGCGAGGATTGCCACGCGGATGTGTCCCAGGCGCAGACGCGCATGATGCAcagcgtgctgctgctgctcgagtcGGTCCTGTTCGGGCTGTTCGTGGTGGCGATCATGGTCGACCAGATGCACGCGATCCTGTACGACGAGACGGCGGTCGAGGCGGTACAGCAGAAGGGCCCGTACCGGATCCACCGGCCGAAGATGGCGCTGCTGGCGGAGGTCTGTGGCCGGGGGCATCCGATGCTGTGGATGCTGCCCTGCACCAGCCTCAACCGGAAGCATCACGATGTGCCGCTGCTGAGCCACGACGTTTAA